The Limimonas halophila genome includes a region encoding these proteins:
- the leuD gene encoding 3-isopropylmalate dehydratase small subunit, which produces MEPFTRLTATAVPLGMDNVDTDMIIPKQFLKTIKRTGLSRGLFYDLRFDDNGDPVDFVLDRPEYQGAQILIAGDNFGCGSSREHAPWALLDHGIRCIIAESFADIFYGNCFKNGILPITLPVEQVRHLRALAERGDGGRFTVDLDAQTVTDPEVGTYGFEIEPFRKHCLYNGLDDIALTLENDAAITAFEEQDKQRRPWLF; this is translated from the coding sequence ATGGAGCCCTTCACGCGTCTGACCGCGACGGCGGTGCCGTTGGGGATGGACAACGTCGACACCGACATGATCATCCCCAAGCAGTTCCTGAAGACGATCAAGCGCACCGGCCTGTCGCGCGGGCTCTTCTACGACCTGCGCTTCGACGACAACGGCGATCCGGTCGACTTCGTCCTCGACCGACCCGAGTACCAGGGCGCGCAGATCCTGATCGCCGGCGACAACTTCGGCTGCGGCTCGTCGCGCGAGCACGCCCCCTGGGCGCTGCTGGACCACGGCATCCGCTGCATCATCGCCGAAAGCTTCGCCGACATCTTTTACGGCAACTGCTTCAAGAACGGTATCCTGCCCATCACCCTGCCCGTCGAGCAGGTGCGCCACCTGCGCGCCCTCGCCGAACGCGGCGACGGGGGCCGCTTCACCGTGGATCTGGACGCCCAGACCGTCACCGATCCCGAGGTCGGGACCTACGGTTTCGAGATCGAGCCCTTCCGCAAGCACTGCCTCTACAACGGGCTCGACGACATCGCGCTGACGCTGGAAAACGACGCCGCCATCACGGCCTTCGAGGAGCAGGACAAGCAGCGCCGCCCGTGGCTGTTCTAA